A single genomic interval of Chitinophaga sp. 180180018-3 harbors:
- the nirD gene encoding nitrite reductase small subunit NirD yields the protein MSISSTTIHWFFACRTSDVPTNGGVCVKYKEEQIALFYFARRDEWYATQNLCPHRQQMALSRGMTGTTKDEPKVACPFHKKTFSLLDGRCLSDEAECALTVYPVRIIDDLVYIGVSEGTEMAEA from the coding sequence ATGTCTATTTCTTCAACAACCATTCACTGGTTTTTTGCCTGCAGAACATCGGATGTACCCACCAATGGCGGTGTTTGCGTAAAGTACAAAGAGGAGCAGATTGCATTGTTTTATTTTGCCCGGAGAGATGAATGGTATGCTACCCAGAATCTTTGTCCGCATAGGCAACAGATGGCGCTGAGTCGCGGTATGACTGGCACCACCAAAGACGAACCCAAGGTAGCATGTCCCTTTCATAAGAAAACATTTTCGCTGCTCGATGGTCGCTGTTTATCTGATGAGGCCGAATGTGCACTGACGGTTTACCCGGTGCGTATCATCGACGACCTTGTATACATCGGCGTGAGTGAAGGAACAGAAATGGCAGAAGCATAA
- a CDS encoding MFS transporter has translation MPALDKIKIFSLDTIQMRTFHITWLMFFVCFFGWFGLAPLMPTIRTDLGLTKAQVGNIIIASVSGTIIARLVIGRLCDTWGPRKTAIRLLLLGSVPVFLVGLSRDYTSFLVFRLAISVIGGSFVITQFHTSLMFAPAIKGTANAITGGWGNLGGGVTNMVMPLIFAAIVGMGFTKGEAWRYAMILPGLMMLIVAWLYYRYTKDTPEGNFDEIGRNSRQAKTDWSVLRDWRIWALTLAYGMCFGMEITFDNVASLHFVDTFHLSQSSAGFWAGVFGFMNLFARALGGIVSDKVGAVSGMKGKGLLLAFMLLMEGAGLILFAQSGSLVLAIISMLGFALFLKMANGATYGIVPFISEKNTGLVSGVVGAGGNLGGMMFGFLFKSEHITYVQAFTYIGLTVITIGCIVLLTRFTPRQETDEEQVVNAPVAMS, from the coding sequence ATGCCCGCTCTCGATAAAATAAAAATATTTAGTCTGGATACCATCCAGATGCGTACTTTTCATATTACCTGGCTGATGTTTTTCGTCTGTTTCTTTGGCTGGTTCGGTCTTGCTCCGCTGATGCCAACGATCAGAACCGATCTTGGGCTTACGAAAGCGCAGGTAGGTAACATCATCATTGCATCTGTATCCGGCACCATTATAGCCCGCCTTGTGATAGGCAGGCTCTGCGATACATGGGGACCGCGTAAAACAGCGATACGCCTCTTATTGCTGGGATCTGTACCGGTATTCCTGGTAGGATTATCAAGAGATTATACCTCTTTCCTTGTTTTTCGTTTAGCCATCAGTGTTATAGGTGGTTCTTTCGTAATTACACAGTTCCATACTTCTCTGATGTTTGCGCCGGCTATCAAAGGTACGGCTAATGCCATTACCGGTGGTTGGGGTAATCTGGGCGGCGGTGTAACTAATATGGTGATGCCGCTGATCTTCGCTGCCATTGTAGGAATGGGGTTTACTAAAGGGGAAGCCTGGCGTTATGCCATGATTCTGCCGGGTTTGATGATGCTGATAGTGGCGTGGTTGTATTACCGCTATACGAAGGATACGCCGGAAGGTAACTTCGATGAGATTGGTCGCAATAGCCGGCAGGCCAAAACAGATTGGTCTGTATTGCGCGACTGGCGCATCTGGGCGTTGACATTGGCCTATGGCATGTGTTTCGGTATGGAAATCACTTTTGATAATGTGGCTTCTTTACACTTCGTGGACACTTTTCACCTGTCGCAGAGCAGTGCTGGCTTCTGGGCCGGGGTATTTGGTTTCATGAACCTTTTTGCCCGTGCATTGGGAGGCATTGTGTCTGATAAAGTAGGTGCTGTATCAGGGATGAAAGGGAAGGGCCTGTTGCTGGCTTTTATGTTGCTGATGGAAGGCGCAGGGCTGATACTTTTTGCTCAGTCGGGCTCACTTGTGCTGGCAATTATTTCAATGCTTGGCTTTGCCCTGTTCCTGAAAATGGCCAACGGCGCTACTTACGGTATAGTACCATTTATCAGTGAAAAAAATACCGGCCTGGTGAGCGGAGTGGTAGGAGCCGGCGGTAATCTGGGTGGAATGATGTTTGGTTTTCTGTTTAAGTCAGAGCACATCACCTACGTACAGGCATTTACGTACATTGGGCTAACAGTGATCACCATAGGATGTATTGTACTGCTGACACGATTTACACCAAGACAGGAAACCGATGAAGAGCAGGTAGTCAATGCTCCGGTGGCGATGTCCTGA
- a CDS encoding molybdopterin-dependent oxidoreductase codes for MRSTLKTTCCYCGVGCGILVHKDRQGKLYVEGDPSHPVNKGMLCSKGMNLHYTVMDTTDRLLYPEMRYHRELPRQRVTWDQALERTAAVFSSIIRKYGPDAVAFYASGQCLTEEYYVVNKLIKGFIGSNNIDTNSRLCMSSAVAAYKMALGEDAVPGTYDDIEQTSCIFVAGANPAWCHPILWRRVEAARAANPQLKIIVSDPRVTQSCSIADLHLQINPGTDIVLHHAIGRLLIEQGKTDHSFITAHTEGFTQYRECVMQRSISEAAAICGIAEDAINTAATYIGAAEGFMTLWTMGLNQSVVGVNKNLSLINLHLITGHIGKPGSGPFSLTGQPNAMGGREVGGLSNLLPAHRVLSDPEHRRQVQEFWGGTTLSDKPGLTATEMFDALNDGRLKAIWIMCTNPLVSLPDVRVAEAALQKAKFVVVQEISSKPETLRYADVVLPAAAWTEKEGTMTNAERRISYLGRIADAPGEALPDAEIICRFARKMGYNGFGYTSMEEIYKEHVRLTAGTNIDISGLDYTILKKQRSVQWPFNKGKGTARLFTDSYFYTSTGRALIHSFGDTNGSEPLTPDLPLILTTGRIRDQWHTMSKTGKVNKLKQHIANAFLEIHPADARKRGINTGDIVTVTNERGNVRVKAQLSDAIKPGVVFLPMHWGKMLNSDLHRANNLTNKLLDPVSKQPDFKYAAVEVARYRKPVQKIVVIGAGAGACGFVKSYRELNTTDEIVVFSKEDLPFYNRVMLPDYISGTQQWKQLVKMTRAEEKEYNITLHRGVSVVHINRTAKEITDSNGDVHTYDILLLATGSRAASLKDVPDLPGIFTMRTKLDADAFSEHIDPRNGKVMIVGGGLLGIELAASLREMRIDVSVIQRSSRLMDRQLDALGGQLLYEELTDKGIEICYNDEIDRFAGHEKLEGIYMKSGRYIACQAVVMSIGTVPNIELAREARLNCSRGVVVNEYLQTSDPDVFAIGEIAAFNGTLYGITAAAEQQAAVVARFLNGDISCYYQGSLMMNILKMHGTDLCSLGMVETPADPAYEEILFIDKAKRYYKKCIIHQDRLVGAILIGDKTEFQEFRDLIEQRIELSDKRLELLRSGKKGTPVIGKLVCSCGNVGEGNIREKINEGCSTLQQLCQASGAGMGCGSCKSEVKALLEKHLHKNQPVPVL; via the coding sequence ATGCGGTCGACTCTTAAAACTACCTGTTGTTATTGCGGTGTTGGTTGCGGCATACTGGTACATAAAGACCGGCAGGGAAAACTGTATGTGGAAGGAGATCCTTCGCACCCCGTGAATAAGGGAATGCTTTGTTCAAAAGGAATGAACCTGCATTATACGGTAATGGATACAACCGACCGGTTACTTTATCCTGAAATGCGCTACCATCGGGAATTACCGAGGCAGCGGGTAACATGGGATCAGGCATTGGAACGTACTGCTGCAGTGTTTTCTTCCATCATCAGGAAGTATGGGCCGGATGCCGTGGCATTTTATGCCTCCGGTCAGTGCCTGACGGAAGAGTATTATGTAGTCAATAAACTGATAAAAGGATTCATCGGCAGCAATAATATCGATACAAATTCCCGGCTTTGTATGAGCAGCGCTGTAGCCGCTTACAAGATGGCATTGGGAGAAGACGCAGTACCGGGCACTTACGACGATATAGAGCAAACCAGCTGTATTTTTGTGGCCGGCGCCAACCCCGCCTGGTGCCATCCTATTCTGTGGCGCCGGGTGGAAGCTGCCAGGGCGGCGAATCCACAGCTAAAGATCATTGTGAGCGACCCCAGGGTAACGCAGAGTTGCAGTATCGCCGATCTGCATCTGCAGATTAATCCCGGTACCGATATAGTACTCCATCATGCTATAGGCCGGTTGTTGATAGAGCAGGGAAAAACGGACCATTCATTTATAACAGCACATACCGAGGGATTTACGCAGTATCGCGAATGTGTGATGCAACGCAGCATCAGCGAGGCGGCTGCTATTTGTGGTATAGCCGAAGACGCCATCAACACCGCTGCTACATATATCGGAGCGGCAGAGGGGTTCATGACCTTATGGACAATGGGACTGAATCAAAGTGTTGTGGGTGTGAATAAGAATCTTAGCCTTATTAATCTGCACCTGATCACTGGTCATATCGGAAAGCCAGGCAGCGGCCCCTTTTCGCTTACAGGTCAGCCTAATGCCATGGGAGGCCGGGAAGTAGGCGGACTATCCAACCTTTTGCCTGCGCACCGGGTATTGAGTGACCCTGAGCATCGCCGGCAGGTGCAGGAATTCTGGGGCGGAACAACACTATCGGATAAACCCGGGCTTACCGCTACCGAAATGTTCGATGCCCTGAATGATGGCCGCCTGAAAGCCATCTGGATCATGTGTACCAACCCGCTGGTGAGCCTCCCGGATGTACGTGTGGCGGAAGCTGCATTGCAAAAGGCAAAGTTTGTGGTAGTACAGGAAATATCATCGAAACCGGAAACCCTGCGATATGCTGATGTAGTGCTGCCGGCTGCTGCCTGGACGGAGAAAGAGGGTACCATGACCAATGCCGAGCGCCGCATCAGCTATCTCGGCAGAATTGCCGATGCGCCCGGAGAAGCATTGCCGGACGCAGAGATCATTTGCCGGTTTGCCCGGAAAATGGGATATAACGGATTCGGCTATACGAGCATGGAGGAGATCTATAAAGAACATGTGCGCCTCACGGCTGGCACCAACATCGATATCAGCGGCCTTGATTACACCATACTGAAGAAACAGCGAAGCGTACAATGGCCCTTCAATAAAGGGAAAGGAACCGCCCGCCTGTTTACTGACAGCTATTTCTATACCTCTACCGGCCGTGCTCTCATACACAGTTTCGGAGATACGAATGGCTCTGAACCACTGACGCCCGATCTGCCCCTGATCCTTACTACCGGACGTATCCGTGATCAGTGGCATACCATGAGTAAAACAGGGAAAGTCAATAAACTGAAGCAGCATATTGCCAATGCTTTCCTGGAAATCCACCCGGCAGATGCACGGAAACGCGGTATCAATACCGGCGATATTGTAACAGTAACCAACGAACGGGGGAATGTACGGGTGAAGGCCCAACTCAGCGATGCCATCAAGCCTGGAGTAGTATTTCTGCCTATGCACTGGGGAAAGATGCTGAACAGTGATCTGCATCGTGCAAACAATCTTACCAACAAGCTGCTGGACCCGGTATCAAAGCAACCTGATTTCAAATACGCTGCGGTGGAAGTGGCCCGCTATCGTAAGCCCGTGCAGAAGATCGTTGTGATCGGGGCCGGAGCCGGAGCTTGCGGGTTTGTGAAGTCGTACAGAGAGCTGAATACCACCGATGAAATTGTAGTGTTCAGCAAAGAGGATCTTCCTTTCTATAACCGCGTAATGCTGCCCGATTATATCAGCGGAACCCAGCAATGGAAGCAGCTGGTGAAAATGACGCGGGCAGAAGAAAAGGAATATAATATCACCCTGCACAGGGGAGTTAGTGTGGTACATATCAACCGTACTGCGAAAGAAATAACTGATAGTAACGGCGACGTACATACGTACGATATACTGTTATTGGCTACCGGCAGCCGGGCGGCCAGTTTGAAAGATGTTCCGGATCTGCCGGGCATTTTTACCATGCGCACAAAACTGGATGCAGATGCCTTCAGTGAACATATAGATCCCCGCAACGGTAAAGTGATGATCGTTGGTGGCGGACTGCTTGGTATAGAACTGGCCGCTTCCCTGCGTGAAATGCGTATAGACGTTAGCGTTATACAGCGCAGCTCCCGGCTGATGGACAGGCAACTGGACGCACTGGGCGGCCAGTTGCTGTATGAAGAGCTGACCGACAAAGGCATTGAGATCTGCTATAACGATGAAATAGATCGCTTCGCCGGGCATGAGAAACTGGAAGGCATCTATATGAAAAGCGGCCGGTATATCGCCTGTCAGGCGGTGGTGATGTCGATAGGCACCGTACCTAATATAGAACTGGCTCGCGAAGCCCGCTTAAATTGCAGCAGGGGCGTAGTAGTGAATGAATACCTGCAAACAAGCGATCCCGATGTTTTTGCCATCGGGGAAATAGCCGCGTTTAATGGCACCCTTTACGGTATCACAGCGGCTGCGGAACAACAGGCCGCAGTGGTGGCCCGTTTCCTGAATGGAGATATCAGCTGCTACTATCAGGGATCGCTGATGATGAATATCCTCAAGATGCACGGCACCGACCTTTGTTCGCTGGGTATGGTAGAAACGCCGGCAGATCCGGCTTACGAAGAAATCCTGTTTATTGATAAAGCCAAACGTTATTATAAAAAATGTATCATCCATCAGGACAGGCTGGTAGGCGCTATATTGATAGGGGATAAAACGGAGTTCCAGGAATTCCGCGATCTGATTGAGCAACGTATTGAGCTGTCGGATAAGCGACTGGAATTGTTGCGTTCCGGTAAGAAAGGAACACCGGTGATTGGCAAACTGGTTTGCTCCTGCGGTAACGTGGGCGAAGGAAATATCCGGGAGAAAATAAATGAAGGCTGCAGCACTCTGCAGCAGCTGTGTCAGGCTTCCGGCGCCGGTATGGGATGTGGAAGTTGTAAATCAGAAGTGAAGGCGCTGTTGGAAAAACATCTGCATAAAAATCAACCAGTACCCGTTTTATAA
- a CDS encoding rubredoxin: protein MAKHTHTLQFNFTGGIISPGKLLELLELLDDATVTHVRFGLRQQLLLDVPDKSLANFIASCNARQIRFSDTPNILSSYPAADIFTSNTWLTEGVYKDVFNQLDYQPALKVNICDSRQTFVPLFTGHINWITSGSLHYWYLYLRPPGSQELFPWPELVYTNDIATVSRKAELLLLQGVSPDIAYQDIKNTSTYISKEKDKEPDFLPFHLPYYEGFNKHHNSYWLGIYKRDEDFSTAFLKEICILCMETRIGQLYATPWKSLVIRNIDTAHRRLWDFILGKHGINVRHAANELNWQVEDNCEDGLILKRHIIRYFDIADVRTYGLCFSVRVFRPASLFGNIVIRKRENPQGSRLKYMQRYDILYTADFNANTGSLIPYRENVSKEHLGPYVSSLCRLFYEQSSKTDTLMNFVNEQRTLAQPDHKEYILHQCTNCYTVYDPVAGDPAHAVQPGTPFSEVPAIYTCSVCDAGRDDFKEIKNTDLLFRG from the coding sequence ATGGCGAAGCATACACATACGTTACAGTTTAATTTTACCGGCGGCATCATATCACCCGGTAAGCTGCTCGAATTGCTGGAACTGCTGGACGATGCTACGGTAACGCATGTACGCTTTGGATTGAGGCAGCAGCTGCTGTTGGATGTGCCTGATAAATCCCTGGCAAACTTTATTGCATCGTGCAATGCGCGGCAGATCAGGTTTTCCGATACTCCCAATATACTCAGTTCATATCCTGCTGCAGATATTTTTACCAGTAATACCTGGCTGACAGAAGGTGTTTACAAGGATGTGTTTAATCAGCTGGATTATCAGCCTGCACTTAAAGTGAACATCTGCGATAGCCGGCAGACGTTTGTGCCCTTGTTCACCGGACATATCAACTGGATCACTTCCGGCTCCCTGCATTACTGGTATTTATATCTGAGGCCCCCCGGCAGCCAGGAACTTTTTCCATGGCCGGAACTCGTGTATACAAACGACATTGCAACAGTTAGCCGGAAGGCAGAATTGTTGTTGTTGCAAGGCGTTTCGCCTGATATTGCTTATCAGGATATAAAAAATACATCGACTTATATCTCAAAAGAAAAAGACAAAGAACCTGATTTTCTGCCTTTTCATCTGCCTTATTATGAAGGGTTCAATAAACATCACAACAGTTACTGGCTGGGGATTTATAAAAGAGACGAGGATTTTTCCACTGCTTTTTTAAAAGAAATCTGTATCCTGTGTATGGAAACCCGCATTGGTCAGTTATATGCAACTCCCTGGAAATCGCTTGTGATCAGGAATATCGACACTGCTCATCGCAGGCTCTGGGATTTTATTTTAGGTAAGCATGGCATCAATGTGCGGCATGCGGCAAATGAGCTGAACTGGCAGGTGGAAGATAACTGCGAAGATGGTCTGATCCTTAAACGGCACATTATCCGGTATTTCGATATTGCGGATGTGCGTACCTATGGCCTTTGCTTTAGTGTGAGAGTGTTCCGGCCGGCCAGTTTATTTGGAAACATTGTAATCAGGAAACGGGAAAACCCGCAGGGTAGCCGCCTTAAGTATATGCAGCGATATGATATTTTGTATACTGCCGATTTTAACGCCAATACCGGCTCACTGATACCCTACCGGGAAAATGTATCAAAAGAACATCTGGGCCCTTATGTGTCTTCATTATGCCGGTTGTTTTATGAACAAAGCAGTAAGACCGATACGCTGATGAATTTTGTTAATGAACAGCGAACATTGGCCCAGCCCGATCATAAGGAGTATATCCTGCATCAATGCACTAATTGTTACACCGTTTATGACCCCGTTGCCGGCGACCCCGCCCATGCTGTTCAGCCAGGAACTCCCTTCAGTGAAGTACCTGCTATTTACACCTGTTCTGTATGTGATGCAGGCCGGGATGATTTTAAAGAAATAAAGAACACAGACCTGCTTTTCCGCGGCTGA
- a CDS encoding patatin-like phospholipase family protein, which translates to MATTALVISGGGSRAAFAVGVLKYIFSHRPDINFDFFCGTGTSALITPLAALGEILLLEKLFTSNRTADLFNTSTMMQRFPQHNSLYNSTPFTQKITNIFTDARFAALQELNKQVFIAAHCLQSNRTTYFTPGIADGSLHDFEIVSLHDNFTFREAVQAACSIPVFMPPVSVASLPDHVQQFTSAGGIHYDPVKLAIDKGADNIYAILLTPENDEEDNRLFKTILEILEKQMDSSTNSIAANGINSTRLTNDAIAYLNEVRSNLAQAGVPAADIDRCFSDVAHNPFEDKRKINLHVIRPEIPLDADMGGLGFEPMAMQEMLREGERIAEKAFGF; encoded by the coding sequence ATGGCGACAACAGCATTAGTCATCAGCGGAGGCGGCTCCAGAGCTGCTTTTGCTGTGGGTGTTCTCAAATATATTTTCTCTCACCGGCCGGATATTAACTTCGATTTTTTTTGTGGAACTGGCACCAGTGCATTGATTACACCACTGGCCGCTCTGGGAGAAATCCTGTTGCTGGAAAAGCTCTTTACCAGCAACAGGACCGCCGATCTTTTCAATACCAGCACGATGATGCAGCGGTTTCCGCAGCACAATTCACTCTACAACTCAACCCCTTTTACTCAGAAAATCACCAATATCTTCACTGATGCGCGATTTGCAGCCTTGCAGGAATTGAATAAACAGGTGTTCATTGCGGCGCACTGCCTGCAATCCAATCGAACTACCTATTTCACACCCGGTATTGCAGACGGGTCGCTGCACGATTTTGAAATCGTTTCACTGCACGACAACTTTACTTTCCGCGAAGCCGTGCAGGCAGCCTGCAGCATTCCGGTGTTCATGCCACCTGTGTCAGTAGCCTCTCTTCCTGATCATGTACAGCAATTCACCAGTGCGGGAGGCATACATTATGATCCGGTAAAACTGGCGATCGATAAAGGAGCCGATAATATATACGCCATCCTCCTTACGCCGGAAAATGATGAAGAAGACAACAGGCTGTTTAAAACCATCCTCGAGATACTGGAAAAGCAAATGGATAGCAGTACTAACAGTATAGCCGCCAATGGCATCAACAGTACCCGGCTCACTAACGACGCCATTGCCTATCTCAACGAAGTAAGATCCAACCTTGCTCAGGCAGGTGTACCGGCGGCCGACATCGACCGCTGTTTCAGCGACGTCGCGCACAATCCTTTTGAGGATAAGCGAAAAATAAATCTGCATGTTATCCGGCCGGAAATCCCACTGGACGCAGATATGGGAGGACTAGGATTTGAACCGATGGCAATGCAGGAGATGCTGAGGGAAGGAGAAAGAATTGCAGAAAAAGCCTTCGGCTTTTAA
- a CDS encoding alginate export family protein has translation MKKWFHGSIGLMLPGLLLSHYSYAQFTLGAQLRTRSELRNGQGAPQPQGAAPAFFTSQRTRLMAGFSAYRIKLGLTVQDVRVWGQDVSTINRTTTPDNNGFMLHEAWAEILLTDTVVKNKSLSVKIGRQELVYDDSRLLGNLDWLQQGRRHDAAVVKYESSSWTMHAGFAFNQNKENASGTIYNPVPPGNYTANTNGGSAYKSLEYLYVSRKFDKGHLSFLFLSDQFSKYRVDSVAKTWEGPAYSRITTGLFYTVEGTHLSGTASAYYQGGTNANGQTINATLLSGYLQYAVCSNFGAGLGVDYTTPDFDPLYGTPHKFWGYMDYFYVASPFGNKGLQDYYLRTKLTAGSRCTIGADVHEFYSAEMSKKFGTEADIVATYALTKMIGFEAGYSHFWSTASLAAVKNVKDPAANSNWAYVTINIHPEWKFK, from the coding sequence ATGAAAAAATGGTTTCATGGCAGCATAGGACTCATGTTGCCTGGGCTGTTACTGTCGCATTACAGCTATGCCCAGTTCACCCTCGGAGCTCAGCTGCGCACCCGCTCTGAGCTTCGCAACGGACAAGGCGCTCCCCAACCCCAGGGCGCGGCCCCGGCTTTCTTCACCTCTCAGCGCACCCGGCTGATGGCCGGTTTCAGCGCATACCGCATTAAACTGGGCCTGACGGTACAGGATGTACGTGTATGGGGGCAGGATGTTTCTACCATAAACCGCACTACTACGCCCGATAACAACGGCTTTATGCTGCATGAAGCCTGGGCGGAAATCCTGCTTACGGATACGGTGGTAAAAAACAAAAGCCTGTCCGTTAAAATCGGCCGTCAGGAACTGGTGTATGACGACAGCCGGTTGTTAGGTAACCTCGACTGGCTACAGCAGGGACGCCGGCACGATGCGGCGGTGGTGAAGTATGAAAGCAGCTCCTGGACAATGCACGCAGGATTTGCTTTCAATCAGAATAAGGAAAATGCCTCAGGCACCATTTATAATCCCGTTCCTCCGGGCAATTATACCGCTAATACCAACGGGGGAAGTGCTTATAAAAGCCTGGAATACCTGTATGTTTCCAGGAAGTTCGATAAAGGTCATCTTTCCTTTCTTTTTCTTTCCGATCAGTTTTCGAAATATCGTGTCGACAGTGTAGCGAAAACCTGGGAAGGGCCTGCATATAGCCGCATTACAACCGGTCTGTTCTATACCGTGGAGGGTACTCATTTATCCGGTACGGCATCCGCTTACTACCAGGGAGGTACTAACGCAAACGGGCAAACGATTAATGCAACGCTGCTCTCCGGGTATTTGCAATATGCCGTTTGCAGCAATTTCGGCGCAGGCCTCGGAGTGGATTATACAACTCCTGATTTCGATCCGTTGTATGGTACTCCACATAAGTTCTGGGGATATATGGATTATTTCTACGTTGCCAGTCCGTTTGGAAACAAAGGGCTGCAGGACTATTATCTCAGAACAAAGCTGACAGCCGGTTCCCGCTGCACAATAGGCGCTGATGTACACGAATTCTATAGCGCTGAAATGAGCAAAAAATTCGGAACAGAGGCGGATATCGTTGCTACCTACGCACTTACAAAGATGATAGGATTTGAAGCCGGCTATAGCCACTTCTGGAGCACTGCTTCACTGGCCGCTGTAAAGAATGTTAAAGACCCGGCTGCCAATAGCAACTGGGCATATGTAACGATCAATATCCATCCCGAATGGAAATTTAAATAA
- a CDS encoding M1 family metallopeptidase, which translates to MKFRVTTGRCLAIGLLAGSCFQASAQSDRWQQRVKYSMDIKMDAPANQFKGQQHLEYYNNSPDTLKKVFYHLYWNAFQPGSMMDVRSRELGKVVLGRDKNGNERRDWDPRVRDRISKLQPNEIGYQKIISLKRDGKPQAFKVVETILEVPLDKPVLPHSKTVFDMEFEAQVPVQIRRSGRNNSEGIDFSMSQWYPKMCEYDYEGWHPTPYIAREFYGVWGDYDVKITIDKKYVLGGTGYLQNPQQIGYGYEAPGTKVNRPAGNTLTWHFIAPNVHDFVWAADPDYKHITQKVDGFTAHFLYIDNEHTHETWPQLAKMVPVAYAYVKAHYGPYPYEQYSFIQGGDGGMEYPMATLIMGNGKMDGLYGLAMHEWMHSWYQGMLGTNESLYPWMDEGFTTFAENNIQYNTIDSLKGRNPLEDAYAGYFALVRSPYEEPASTHSDHYNTNYGYSLSAYSKGAVFLEQLSYVIGTQNRDSGLLRYYREWRFKHPNANDFIRVMEKESNIQLDWYRQYFINSVKHIDYGIDSVYPKGNKTVVRLRRIGLMPMPIDFMVTDKNGNKVLYYIPLSLMFGEKPNDYAGIKRIVKDPWYWTNTNYEVEIDTPLSEVQELEIDPSQRMADIDRRNNRMSY; encoded by the coding sequence ATGAAGTTTAGGGTTACAACGGGCAGATGCCTGGCCATCGGACTGCTGGCAGGCAGCTGTTTTCAGGCGAGTGCACAATCTGATCGCTGGCAGCAGCGGGTGAAGTATTCGATGGATATAAAGATGGATGCACCTGCTAATCAATTTAAAGGGCAGCAACATCTGGAATATTACAATAACTCACCTGATACACTGAAAAAAGTCTTTTATCACCTCTACTGGAACGCATTTCAGCCAGGCAGCATGATGGATGTCCGTAGCCGTGAATTAGGTAAAGTTGTTCTGGGAAGAGACAAAAACGGCAATGAACGCCGCGACTGGGACCCTCGTGTGCGTGACAGGATCTCTAAACTTCAACCTAACGAAATAGGCTATCAGAAAATAATATCGCTGAAGAGAGATGGTAAGCCGCAGGCATTCAAAGTAGTGGAAACCATATTGGAAGTACCGCTGGATAAGCCTGTCCTGCCTCATTCAAAAACTGTTTTTGATATGGAATTTGAGGCCCAGGTACCAGTGCAGATCCGCCGTAGCGGCCGCAATAACTCCGAAGGGATCGACTTTTCTATGTCGCAGTGGTATCCTAAAATGTGCGAATATGATTACGAAGGCTGGCATCCTACTCCCTATATTGCCCGTGAATTTTACGGCGTATGGGGCGACTACGATGTGAAAATAACCATCGATAAAAAATACGTGTTGGGAGGCACCGGTTACCTGCAGAATCCCCAGCAGATTGGCTACGGTTATGAAGCGCCGGGAACCAAAGTAAACAGGCCCGCAGGTAATACACTCACCTGGCATTTCATCGCCCCCAATGTGCACGACTTTGTGTGGGCTGCAGATCCCGATTACAAGCATATTACCCAGAAGGTAGATGGATTCACTGCACATTTCCTTTACATCGATAACGAGCATACACACGAAACCTGGCCTCAGCTGGCGAAGATGGTTCCTGTTGCATATGCTTATGTCAAGGCGCATTATGGCCCTTATCCATACGAACAATATTCCTTTATTCAGGGAGGCGACGGCGGTATGGAATATCCAATGGCTACGCTGATTATGGGTAACGGAAAAATGGATGGCTTGTATGGCCTGGCCATGCACGAATGGATGCATAGCTGGTACCAGGGTATGCTGGGTACCAACGAAAGCCTGTATCCATGGATGGATGAAGGCTTCACCACTTTCGCAGAAAATAATATACAGTACAATACCATCGATTCACTGAAAGGCCGGAATCCACTGGAAGATGCTTACGCCGGCTATTTTGCGCTGGTAAGAAGTCCATACGAAGAACCTGCATCCACGCATTCAGACCATTACAACACCAACTATGGCTACAGCCTTTCTGCCTATTCTAAAGGTGCAGTATTCCTCGAGCAACTTAGCTATGTGATCGGAACACAAAACCGCGATAGCGGACTGCTGCGCTATTACAGGGAATGGCGCTTCAAACACCCGAATGCGAACGACTTTATCCGGGTAATGGAAAAAGAAAGCAATATTCAGCTGGATTGGTACAGGCAATATTTCATCAATTCCGTAAAGCATATTGATTACGGCATCGACAGCGTATACCCGAAAGGCAATAAAACAGTAGTTCGCCTGCGCCGGATCGGGCTCATGCCTATGCCGATCGATTTTATGGTTACAGATAAAAACGGAAATAAAGTGCTGTACTACATTCCGCTGTCGCTGATGTTCGGCGAAAAGCCCAATGATTATGCCGGCATAAAACGCATCGTAAAAGATCCCTGGTATTGGACCAATACCAACTACGAAGTAGAAATAGATACTCCCTTATCTGAAGTACAGGAGCTGGAAATAGATCCCAGTCAACGTATGGCGGATATTGACAGAAGAAATAACAGAATGAGCTATTAG